One genomic region from Quercus robur chromosome 4, dhQueRobu3.1, whole genome shotgun sequence encodes:
- the LOC126721491 gene encoding uncharacterized protein LOC126721491: MVLTDDGCDHCHSEPEDVLHALWTCPSISRVWTQTSLWENSDPSPRFSCFKDLVETIVETGKDLNLFATTAWAIWNRRNTMRTRGTHVSVQQVHYEVQKARSAFIRSSQPRPPKLMEDQRAEVGVIIRDIKGRVCASMTESFHLSFSIAAVEVLAAKKAIQLAKDLGFHSIILEGDSKTTIDELLSKNSPLNEYGHLLSEAKEVADQMDVVEF; encoded by the exons ATGGTCCTAACTGATGATGGCTGTGATCACTGCCATAGTGAACCCGAGGATGTGCTCCATGCACTATGGACATGCCCTTCAATTTCTCGGGTTTGGACACAGACCAGTCTGTGGGAGAATTCGGACCCCAGCCCACGCTTCTCTTGTTTCAAAGATTTGGTGGAAACTATCGTTGAAACAGGGAAGGACCTGAACTTGTTTGCCACAACAGCCTGGGCAATATGGAACAGACGAAACACAATGAGAACAAGAGGGACACATGTATCGGTGCAACAGGTGCATTATGAGGTGCAGAAAGCAAGATCAGCATTTATTCGTTCCAGCCAACCTCGTCCCCCTAAGCTGAT GGAGGATCAACGTGCCGAAGTGGGAGTCATTATCCGTGATATAAAGGGCAGGGTGTGTGCGTCGATGACAGAAAGCTTCCATCTCTCGTTTTCTATTGCTGCAGTAGAGGTTTTAGCAGCAAAAAAGGCCATACAACTCGCCAAGGATCTTGGGTTCCATTCAATCATCCTGGAGGGTGACTCAAAGACTACCATTGACGAACTGTTGAGCAAGAATTCTCCCCTGAACGAGTATGGTCATCTACTGAGTGAAGCTAAAGAAGTGGCAGATCAGATGGATGTAGTGGAATTTTAG
- the LOC126721492 gene encoding putative F-box/FBD/LRR-repeat protein At1g66290 codes for MEKDGVEEAFDRFSNLPVPIIHRIMSFLPTTKDVTRVAVLSKTLNSVCHSYPILDFDQRSWKKIMGFDSFLDFMQKSLQHRRESNIDIEIFKLCVIDHDGKSDQRIDESIRFAIEHNVKELDLRFGDYWIRSRYKCYGQLYTLPKTITTKSIVVLNLVGLAFKFEDLIPSLNLVEHLSIELCSVSSNFTISSSKLKTLELQNCKGLKTIVVDAVNLQYFSHSTFTGSSEISLGDCKSLKYVKLDNTAITDDWLKNHLSKLLLLESLILKSCKILGEIDICHQKLKHLALLNCDKLVKAKIEAPNLVSFYFYNKSRFPVITLQCSSQIYADLILFGISPTNDEQFMNFKNFLGSFSHCKSLSLTLPDMELSLLEELRNALRSPLLSLKHLRVQLFSSSRSLPELLDILLCLSPYLETMCITSKYKENFEEVVFPLLFFCSFLGPSLIVLMYFSLVS; via the exons ATGGAGAAGGATGGAGTTGAAGAAGCCTTTGATCGGTTCTCCAACTTGCCTGTACCCATCATTCATCGTATCATGTCTTTCCTTCCAACAACTAAAGATGTGACTCGTGTTGCCGTCTTGTCCAAGACACTTAATTCTGTATGTCACTCGTACCCGATCTTAGATTTCGATCAACGTTCATGGAAAAAAATCATGGGTTTTGATTCATTCTTGGATTTCATGCAAAAATCTCTACAACATCGTCGCGAATCGAATATTGACATAGAAATATTTAAGCTATGCGTTATCGACCATGATGGCAAATCAGATCAACGGATTGATGAGTCAATTCGTTTTGCCATAGAGCATAATGTCAAAGAGTTGGATCTTAGATTTGGAGATTATTGGATACGTTCCCGCTATAAGTGTTATGGTCAGCTCTATACATTGCCAAAAACAATAACTACTAAATCCATTGTTGTGTTGAACTTGGTAGGCCTCGCTTTCAAGTTTGAGGATTTGATCCCAAGTTTGAATCTGGTTGAGCACTTGTCAATTGAGCTCTGCAGTGTATCAAGcaattttacaatttcaagCTCCAAGCTTAAGACTTTAGAGCTCCAGAATTGCAAAGGATTAAAGACTATTGTGGTTGATGCAGTCAATCtgcaatatttttcacattcGACCTTTACTGGCTCTAGTGAAATCAGTCTTGGCGATTGTAAGAGTTTGAAATATGTAAAATTAGATAACACAGCCATTACAGATGACTGGCTCAAAAACCATCTTTCTAAACTACTTCTACTAGAAAGTTTGATACTGAAAAGCTGCAAAATTCTTGGAGAGATTGATATATGTCATCAAAAGCTCAAGCACTTGGCCTTGCTAAACTGTGACAAATTGGTAAAGGCCAAGATTGAGGCTCCAAATCtagtttcattttatttttataacaaaagcAGATTTCCAGTGATAACTTTGCAATGTTCGAGTCAAATTTATGCAGATCTCATATTGTTTGGAATTTCTCCCACAAATGATGAGCAGTTcatgaatttcaagaactttttGGGTTCTTTTAGCCATTGCAAATCGTTGTCGTTAACTTTACCGGACATG GAATTAAGTTTACTCGAGGAGTTGAGGAATGCCTTACGATCTCCACTGTTGTCTCTCAAGCATCTACGTGTTCAATTGTTTTCATCATCCAGAAGCTTACCAGAGTTGCTGGACATCTTGCTTTGTCTTTCACCTTATCTGGAGACCATGTGTATTACTtcgaaatataaagaaaatttcgAAGAAGTTGTTTTccctcttctatttttttgtagttttcttGGTCCATCATTAATTGTATTAATGTATTTTTCCCTTGTCAGTTGA